The genomic stretch ATGGCGGGTTTATGAAGCCTCAATCTGAGGCAATTCGTAAAATGCTAGGACGAGCTTGCACTTATCGCGCCCGTTAGCTCTCTTTGCTGAGACTAGCAATAAGCGGCAATATCTTCCCCGCATACATCAGCTAGGTAACAGAGCGCTTTGAACCGCAAGCCCACCAACTGCTCATAGAACGGATTCAGTTTGCACATCGGCGGAATGTGGAGTAGAACA from Cyanobacteria bacterium FACHB-DQ100 encodes the following:
- a CDS encoding Mo-dependent nitrogenase C-terminal domain-containing protein; this encodes QKLDEFEIRNSETAHFFCRLIPAQCPFERDICFFGHVLLHIPPMCKLNPFYEQLVGLRFKALCYLADVCGEDIAAYC